The following DNA comes from Streptococcus pasteurianus.
CGTGGACCAATCATGGATTACAGTGACAAAGAGCTCGTTGCTTTTGTCATAAGCTCACTTAAAAAGTATGGTAAAACAAAACGCTCCCTCTTCATCAAAATGGACCCTGCTTTACTGCTTAAACAATACAAAATCGGTGAAGAAGTTGATGAAAACAAAGACACACTTACTGCTATTGACAACTTGAAAGCAGCGGGTTGCGAATGGACTGGACGCACAACAACAATTGCTGAAAGTATCCAACCTCGTTTCCAAGCAAATGTCTATACCCAAGAAGACATGACAGCAACTTTTCCTAAACACACAAAACGTTTAATGAAAGATGCTATTCACCGTGGTGTCATCACTAGCCGTGGTACAATCGATGATGTTAAAGCTTTCGCTGATGTCGTCGCTCTTACTGAAAATCGCAAAGGCGTTGCCCTTCGTAATGAAGATTATTTCCATAAAATGATGGAAACATATGGTGATGATGCTTATCTACACCTTGCCAAAGTTAACTTGCCAAAACGTCTAGCTGAATACAAAGAACAACTCGCTCAAATCGAAAAAGATTTGTCTGAAACTGCTGAACATCAGAAAAAACGTTTGACTAAGTTAACACAACAAAAAAATTCTGTTACAAAATACATTACTGAGTTTGAAGAATTTGTTGAAAAATATCCAGATGAACTCATCATTGCAGGTATTTTATCTGTATCATTTGGTAATGTCATGGAAATGCTTTATGCTGGTATGAATGATGAATTCAAGAAATTCTACCCACAATATTCCCTTTATCCAAAAGTATTTGAAGATGCTTAC
Coding sequences within:
- a CDS encoding aminoacyltransferase, encoding MYSYKIGISAEEHDNFAKSSNQTNLLQSSNWAKIKDNWDNERIGFYKDDALVASASILIKALPLGFTMLYIPRGPIMDYSDKELVAFVISSLKKYGKTKRSLFIKMDPALLLKQYKIGEEVDENKDTLTAIDNLKAAGCEWTGRTTTIAESIQPRFQANVYTQEDMTATFPKHTKRLMKDAIHRGVITSRGTIDDVKAFADVVALTENRKGVALRNEDYFHKMMETYGDDAYLHLAKVNLPKRLAEYKEQLAQIEKDLSETAEHQKKRLTKLTQQKNSVTKYITEFEEFVEKYPDELIIAGILSVSFGNVMEMLYAGMNDEFKKFYPQYSLYPKVFEDAYADDIIWANMGGVEGTLDDGLTKFKSNFNPTIEEFIGEFNIPVNPFLYKLSNLAYNIRKQRRNSH